The Chroicocephalus ridibundus chromosome 8, bChrRid1.1, whole genome shotgun sequence genome includes the window CTGTGTGGATTAAGAATTGGGGGTGAAATAAGCCATGTGCTATTTCAGAGCCCGTACAGagagaggaaggcagcagctcccttTAAGCTGTGTCAGAATTTCTCTCCTCTTACGCAGCCCCTTCCATCAACAAGAATATTTGCTTCCTTTCCGGAAAGGTGCTACTTTGctgtgctgaaaaataaaacctttctcaGTCCCTGAATCTCCCCTGGATCAGGCACAAGCTTATTATCTAGCAGCATGTTTTCTGCTGAATCAGTCAAAAAATAGTTAATGTTTTTGAACATTCCAGTGAGATGAATGAGGCAATTCATACCTCTGAGCTATTGTTGTagggttttgttctttgtttcctaTTGTAAAATGTCTGGAAACACAGGAAGATGACAGTTGTATTGGttaatattttaaaggctttcttCAAATGCTCGAGGGCTAGAAACAATTTGAAGACAGAAGCCAAACTACTCAGACACAGCCCAGGACAAGGGTGTGGTGTTAATAAGGTTAAGTTACACAAATCATACAATCCTGGACAGCAACCTCTGGGCGAGTGAAACATGAATTTACTtgaccaaaacaacaaaaaacccccacacttccctaaaatggcttttcctttcaTACTGTAGATCTGAGTAATTTCAAgatgcctggctttttttttttttaatttatttttttattatttatcctGAAGCATCTACTGCACTTGGGAGTCGAAAAACGCACGGGAAGCCAGGTCTGGCTTTGTTAACCCTCAGCGATGGGGACCCATCGGGCAATGACAACACGTGGAGGGGCGGCACGGTTTAAGGCTTTATTTAGAGGGTTTTCTTCTTGGCTTCTGTTGTTTCTAGCTGTCCTTTGTCATAATTAAAGGGCAGATATTTATAGTGCTGGCTCAAAAGGTCTTGGGCCTGCTCGGAGCATCGCTGACCTCTTTAATTTTGGTGCTCCCTACCGCGGGGCTTGCTGCCTCTTCGCCTGGCGAGAGCGTGGAAGGGGGACAGGACCGGGAAGCCCACCCGTGTCAGGGGAGTGGGAATGGTTCCGCGGTGGCTGTCGGTGCGCAGAAGATGCTCGGGTTTCCTAATctcccccacccagccccggctGTTCTATCTTTAACGCTTCCTGTTGGTGAGAGGAGCCGGCTTGAAAATGGTCGTGTTTCCTGGCGGGAGGCACGGCGGGCTCTCTCCGCCGCGTCGTgactgtcccctgccctgccaccccacGCAGGCTGCCGGCATCGTGCGGGCTCCTGCCTGCGGGGACCCGACCCCAGCCGCGACCCGGGGGTGGGGAGGAACGAGGGAGGGTTTGTGGAAACCTCTCCCACGGCCGCGTCCAGAGCCGGGAGGTTGAGGGGAAGGAGTGAAAGGAAGAATAACAGCTCCGGCATTTCCCCCTTGCGGGGGGGCGTGCAggtggcgggggccgggggggacacggtagcggcccccgcacccccggctTCGCCGATCGGCAGGTGCGGGGGCCGCTCCGCATCGCCCCGCCGCCGGACGGGGCCGCGGCTTCTTCCCCCTCGCTCCGGGCTCCGCGCACGGCCGGGGGGCCGCAGCCTCGCCCCAACCCCGCAGCAGGGACCGGGGGGCGTCCCGGGAGGGGTTCAGCCgcggccccctcctccccgctccgctccggtGGAAATTTCGTTGGTTTTCGGCTACCCGGGCGGGTCGATCCCCCGAGCTATCGAAAaccgctccccgccgctgcctCTAGGACGGCTTTACCTGTGGGTGTCCGGGGGAAcgcacccaggaccccccagcGATCCCTCAATCTCCCCCTTTTCTTCTGACGGGCCCCTCTGGCAATTCGGGGAGGGTTTCGGGGGCGTCCCGTCGCCTTCCGAGCACCGCACAGGGCAGCcgacccccgccccccgcccgtcCCCCGCTCCCTTCGCACGGCGTCTTTGGCAAAGGTCGGGGGTGGCCCCATCCCGCCGGGCCCGGAGCCCTCCGCGGccgggctgagccccagccccgacGGGGCGAGCAGCCGGTCCCCGTCCCCGAGCCCCGCTGGCTGTCCAGGgccctttctccccttccccaagctcctctcctccaggctcgGCCTTTCCCCGAGCTCTCCTttccattcccatcccaaattTCCCAAGGGCGAGGGGTACCCGTTCCGTTCCCCGTCCTCCAGCATCccccgggccggcggggggggatgCTCGGCCTCCCCCCGCCTCAGCACGGGAGATGACACGGGGAGCTCGCCCCAATTCAGCCCTTCAGCGAAAACACACGgtgtggaggggggaaaggatGGCTGGGGATGGGGCCACTTGTCTCCAAAACATCTCCTCTTGATGCGCTTTATTTACCTCCTCTTGTCCCAAAGCAGCCCAcaccccttccctctctcctctctctctctcaacatCTCCAACAATTTATTTTGTCTCATTAAATTTAATTAAGAACGGAGTAGGTGTTCCatatttaatcaaaaaaaaaaaaaaagaaaaaaaaaaaagagcaggggcATAATAACCTCCAAGAGGACTAAAATAAAGAATTGCTATTCAGATGCGGGCAGCCACAGTGCAattttttattactcttttttttttttttttcagtgtctttttaagAGCATCTaagcacacacacataaaaagcTAGAAGGCATGCATTCCGGAGTTATTCCTATGCATATCCCTGCAATAATTTTCCGCTTTCCTTCGATAAAATTGCCAAATAATAATGAATCATTTCATAAATAATGGGTTTAGAAGCTTATCAGGGCAGGCGGGCCACTGCTGGGGTTTTATCTCTCTCGGCCACATTGCAGTAGTGTTCCGCTCTCCATACTAAATAGGAAACTGGACGTGATGTGGAATTAGAGCCTCCCCAGCTGAAGCCACCCAACACTTACTACAAATATAGCCGCGATGCGTAGGCCACAAAATGGCTCCACTCACTTTTCCCAATGAAAAGCAAATGGTGAGTAAAGAGGAATCCGGCCCTTCAGCGggcggggggttttggggggggtccagggggatttgggggggtttctACCCCATGTAAGAGACAGGTGAAAGGGGCAAAAAACCACCCAAGTCTTTTCCGCGGTtgggttttaatcttttttcttcttcttctttgatGCGGGGTGGGTGAGGAAGAGAACGCACTTTCCCCTTTGAAAATGTGgggcgctcccccccccccccccccgcttcctcccccgggacccccgggacGCAGCAGCGAGGGGCCGGGTgggacgggcggcggcggggggagcgcccGCCGGGCCCGGCTTACACcgtggagtgggggggggggcaccgggacccGGCCCCGCCGATGGCCAGGGCCTGTTCGCTTgttcccggggtgggggggaggtgtctctctccccccctccccatataCCGCTCCCCCTCCGCTTTGGGGTAATTTCCCTACAAAGGGCCGGCGGCAGAGGTGCGTTTCTGGGCTGGAAATTTCCTGCCCATCCgcggctggaaaacaaaaggattttaCGGAGCAGAAACCAGCAGGCAGGGAATtaatgcccccccccctcccccccccgcttaTATTTCTAAACGAAATCACCCCCAAACGAAGGCAAAACACTGCGGGTATTTTTGCGGTTTTGTGTATTTCGTTTTTAACGAAAGCGGGAGGAGACGCCATCGGGATTATTTCGTTTTTTAACGAAGGAGAAAGCCTTATTTTTCGTGATTTCgttggcggcggcggtggcggggggggaaccgtcctcGCCTTCCTGTTGatcggcggcggggagcgggctcACCCCGCCGGCGGCCCGGCCCTGGCCGTCGCGGCACCTCGGGCGGGAGCCCCGCCGGTAACCGGCCTTTTTAGGAATTAAATTTACCCTTTTAGGAATTAAATTTTCCAGCCGGGCGTGGGAGAAACGCCGCCGCCGTTATTGGCGAGCCCATCGGGAGAAAAACAACTCCGTCTCCGGCCCCGTCCGGGATTTCCTCCCGGGGAGACCGGGCTTGCAGTGTGTCCAAAAAACCGCCCAATTCGCCCCGAATataaggcgcttttttttttttttcactccgttttttttttttatctatttacATTTTCTACGCCAGGCCGTGGCCGCCGCGCGTTGTGGTCCCGTGTGCGGGGCGGCGGCTCCCGACTGCGCGGCGGGGAcacggccggggggggggggggggtggccggcTGTCCCCCATAACAGGGGCCGCCCCGGGGTGCCGTCCCCTCCTTCACTCTCCCCTGCACCCCTCTCTCCGCCGATCTCTGGCCATCCGGGCCCACGAGATCcaccctctcctctttttctctccccccccccccccccccgccttctcttcctcccaggaTTTAGCAGTTTTATCCCGATGCGGGTGTCCTTCCTCTCTATAAAGTCGTAAGTACCTTGAGGTGGGAGGAGTAAATTCAGCCTGACACTGAGAGCGCTTTTGTTGAAACAGGAGAGACTTGCGGTGTCCCTACTTAAATATGACACATGTGAGTAATCTCTTCCTATACAATATCGGAATAGGcaattagatttttctttctccagggctggcggggaagggggctggagggaaggcagagaggttgTGCTTTAGCttgggtggtttgttgtttggtcgtgtgttgctttttttttttccccccccaagaGGGGTGGTGATATATGACCCCCCAAAATGGGTTTTCTTTCACAATTAAgcccagcagaaacagaaaaaaaaaataaaatgaaaaattactcaaGGCAAAGGAAcgagaaggatggggaggagaccGGTGTGTGGCAGCTCTCTGCTCTGCGAAGCCCTTTATttattggcggggggggggggggggaaccagcCCAAAAACGAACGAGGAGAGGGGTGGGAGAAACAGCATGGCAATAACAGCGATATCGCCGCCTGCCCTCGGCATTCGCGACAGCATTCGTTCTGCGGGAGACGGGGGGACAATGCGCGGCCGCGGATGGAGCTGCCGAGCGCCGGgccccttcctccttcctgcgGTAGCGAATGCGCGGGGGGAATTGACTCCGGTGTGGGCTGCTTTAACCCCCTCTCCCCCAAATAGTGGCTTCGGCTGTATTTCgctggtttaaaaataataattaaaaaaaaaaaaattaaaaaatgggagGAGAGGCTTGAGGACGCTGCCGGGAGGCCGGGCCGCGATGGGGCGGGCTCCGCGGGGCGGCAAACAACGCCGGGGTCCCCAAAACGGGGAGAAATCCCCCAAacgggtgtgtgtgtgggggtgcgTCTGAGCCTTCTCCCGGCCGTAATTTGGCCGCATAATTTCACACCCGGCCACCGCGGCGCGCCGGGTGCTGCTCCCGAGCCCCTCTGGCTGCATCAGCCGCCTTCAGGGTGTCAGCCCTCCGCGCCTGGCCGCGGAGATCACCGCGGGgtgtgagggggggggggggatccgaCCCGGCACCCCCCTGCGCGGTGCGTCGTGCGGAACCGGGGCTCTGCCCGACGTCAAAGAGCCGCACCGTATCGCGGGGCTCCGTGACGtcacggcggggccggggcgctccGTGACGTCACGGCGCCGCACGGTTCGGCGGCGTGGGCCCTGCagatccaccccccccccccccccgccaaccccttCCCCTCTCGCAGCCGTCCCGCTGTCAAACTCGAATTGATTTGGGGTGATTAGTGCCTCCCCCCGTTTCTTGCCGGCGAAGCCCGAGTCCtgaagtgccccccccccccgccctcccccgtcGGGGCGGTGCCCGGGGCGGGgtacccctccacccccccccgccccaaaccggGGCTGCCCCTCACCGCTGCTTCTCTCCGCAGGACGATGGAcaggccgcccgccccgccgccccccagtGACCCCCGCGatgcccgccccccccggcggcACGACTCGGAAACGGAGACCACGAGCGAGCCGGAGAGCAGCCGCGGGGGCATGGAGGCGCCGGCCgacccccagctgctgctcaaCGGGGCGGCCAAGGAGGCGGGCCGGCCCTcccccgggccccccgccgcccccgtccCCGTCATCGAGCTGGTGCGCCGGGGGGGCTCCCTGGACATAAAaagccgggaggcggcgggggaggcgaTGCAGAGAGCGCCGGGCGCCGAGCCGTGCCGCGCCGCCGAGGCCGCCTGCGAGGCCCGCATGGTGCAGCTGAGCCCCCCCGcgctcccgctgcagccccccggcAGGGCCATGCTCTACAACCTGGGCCAGCCGCTGGCCACCATCAACAGGTCCgtgtctcccccccccaccccatccccggcCGGGATCTCCGAGGGGGGCCCCGCTCGGCTGCGGGGCTcggtgccggggagggagggagggggacggCAGCAGCATCATCCCTTCCTCCGCTCGGGGCTTAGTCATCGCGGTTTTGGATGCAActttgcaaaggaagaaaaaggcggggggtgcggggggggtgcGGCGGGAATAACCCGAAACGAAAAACTGTcgttcctagaaaaaaaaaaaaaaaaatcatgggagAAGTGCCCCGTGCAGAGCAAAGGGGTCCGTCGGTAAACGCGGCACTTGTCGAGAGCTGGTTGAGACCCTCGGAGCTCCCCGGGCTCCGATGAGTCCCGCAAGGGACATAAAACGCTCTGGCAGGGGCAGAGCGCGTCCCGTCTGTGCGGGGAAGGGGTCCTCCGCTGTCCCCTTCTCTccgggggggaggctggggggcagaaacccgcggggaggggggtggttttcgcccggccgccccccgcatccccccgcgcACTCAGGGCTGGCGTCCCTCGGTGCGTGTCGCCGGCGCGGCCGCGTGTGGTGTCGCCGCACGACCCCGGGCTCTGCTTCGTGAGCCCTGAGCTCCCTGCGAGGTCACGGAGCTGCTCGGCTTCCCGCCGGCCCCCGgaccacccccctcctccccctgccccgcgggGGCCGTGGCGTGCCGGGGCGGATGCCGGTGTGTCCTCACGGCTTCTCCGCCTTTTCGTTTGCAGCGGGTTTTTCGGCGAACCGGATTCCTTCTCCATGTACGGCAGCAACCGGGTGAAGAGGAGACCCTCTCCCTACGAGATGGAGATCACCGACGGTGAGAGAGTTTTGCccctgcactgatttttttttttttgggggggggggttagggggggAAGGGATTCCCCATCTGCTGAGCGGGGCAAATTGCTGCAGGGTGCCACACGCTGGGATTAAGACCCCAAATCGAAAAGGACAAATAGGATGGCTGTGGCGGAGGGGTAGCTCCCCCCCCGGTAAGGCTCTGTACAGATCTGTCCCGGCTAATGACCGGCAGCCTGCTCGGTGGATTTGCCTTCACGCAGCAAAGCAGTTCAGCGTATGGTTAATTACATCCCTGTTCTGCAAATTGCTTAGAGATTAAATCCGAAGGAAGCCACTAAATTTAAGTCCCCGTTGAAGCGCAGCGGCTGGATGAGGGCCACTGCAGTGACACACGCTGTGGTTGCAAACCCTTTCAGCCGAGGGGACACCCCTATCGCCGACCGCAGCCTTGAGCAGAAAGATCCAACCTGCCTCTAAACTGCTTAGAAGCAAAGAGCTAAACCTGGGCTGAGGTCTGCGGGGTCGCAGTGGGGTTGTGGCCGGTCCCTTTGCCGCCGGTCCCCATTTGCCACCTCCTCTGCACCTCGATTCAGTGCACACCCACCCCCTGCTGCAGCCCGCCCCGCGGAGAAATAGCCCCTGTCTGctcttggtggcagaacctgggAGCAGATGTGGAGGGTGACAGCCGTGTCCCAGCAGAGATCCCAGGCGCGGGGATCGCCCGTTGGACCGGCAGGATAATACCAAAgaaaggcagggcagggaaaaggCAGGGCAGGATCCCGCTGCCCGCTCCCAGGCAGCCGGCGTGGGCTGCGGGAGGCAGGAACGATTTTCGCCTGGAAGCCCGACACGTTTATCTGCAGTTAAACAGCCCGTACAAACGAAATGTGTTTTCTCTTTAGCAATTGCAAACGCTATATTTCCATCGCCAGGCAAttaatttcccctctttctggCTAGctgtccctttccttctccccgcCTAAGCTAAAATCAGATGAAATCATAATCCGCATCACTCGGAAATAACACGAAACGAGGGGCTCGGGGCGTTATCTGCCTTCATCAGTCCCTCTCTCCCCGATCTCCGTCTGCCCGGTCCCTCCAGAAGgcagccccgtggggcagggggttgtCTCAGCCCCCGGCACAAAAAGGTCTTTTTGTCTGGGATTTCGGTCCAGAGGCTTAGCGGCTACGGCGACAAGTCCATCAAATCACGGTGTCTGACTAAAGCTTTCGACTTGCTGCTAAATTAGGTATTAAGGATTACAGAGATATTTGGTTGTAACCACGTTCTTGGCTGTGGGCTGTGATGCAGGTGTATACActgggctcagtcctgcaggTTCTGGCTCATGTGAATTTCCGACATTAGGCTTGgaattttttttgggggaaaaataggTACTACATGATGCTGTCTAAACAGGAGTAATTTGTAGAGAGATGCATCCCGTCCTGAGGCATCTGTGCTGTCTGCTGGGCTTTGCTCATCGCCCTGAGCATCGCTCCTGTCGGTCCTCAGCCCCTGCGAGGtgcagagaggcaggagagcGTTTGGTTTCCTCTCTAAAGAAGCAAATGCTAGTTTATTGCaactatttctttttccattttggggAAAGTTTGGTGCAGTGAATATCTTCTTTAAAAGTAGATATAAATGgagacaaaaatgtaaaaaaaacatctgcaaggATATTCTGTAACTTtggaagctaatttttttttactagttttcCTAAGACCTctaattacaatttaaaaaaaaaagcatcagtcaATCAATTGGAACAAAATTCAGGCAGAAATTTTCATCCGACTGCTTGCATTAATTATGAGGCAAGTTTCTTTATGAGAAATAAAGCTCTTCTATTATAACACAGCTATGGGGCATTTTAAATTTCTCCATTGCTTGACGCGTTTTGGCCaaaacctgatctctttctaaaAGATGTGTTTACTTCGGTTGatgcaggaatgaaaaaaaaaatctgagtggtGTCAGAATTTGTGTTATACAGTGGAGCTTGATTTGGGTGCCCCCGGATGAAGACAAAGAGgtcttttttctgatttcaaaattTTAGGAATAGGCTCCTCTTAGTCAGCAACTTTCAGTGAGCAGAGACGCGTATTTGAAGCCTGTGAAGACTGGAAGTCTCTTGagaatttttggaaaataaatagcgcccaaggttttttgttttttttttttactcatgcCCTCACAGGAGTAAAAAGGTTTTAATCTCCATCTCCTTCTAGATTCAAGGCTGGTAGCTTTGTTTGCTCTGGAGAGAGTATTTAAAGGTTGAAACTGTTGTATTATTGTAGCAGGTTGTGGCACCTTCTCCACTGCCTTATTAGCAGCGCCGGGCAGCCCAGCGCTGTTGAGGTCCCCTTAGTCTCCACCACCTTCCCCATGACCCCATGACAGCAGGCTATGCACATCAGGGACAAGAAACCTTCCTTTTCTATGAGCTCTCGGACATCAATTCGTATGAAGGGTATTTATGTGCTGTCTGGCAGCGGAAAACGGGCTTTATTGAAGCATCAGACCGGGATCTTAGAGGTTGGAGATGAGTTTCTCATTCTGACATCCCCCAGTTCATCCCAGGGGCTCTTTGTGATTTTGAGGGACTCCCTGCTCCGGAGCATGTTGTGAGAAGTGAGTTGTACGGCTGCTCGCACGCTGGAGAAGCAGGTGGCTTTAATCTGACGGCCTGGGAGCATGTCCCCACGCATACCCCCATGTGCCACCCTGCCATGGAGGGGATATTGTATCTGATGCGCTGGACCAAAGGGGCTCAGTTTTCCCTGAAGGGAGGGAAGCGTGATGGAACATGGGATTCCTCTTCTTGCATTGTGCTAGGTGGGATCTGTCAAAGTGCAGCTTGAGTAGGATGCCTCCAGAATCACATCTGGTCGGCACCTCTGCCACAGTCAAAGCAGGCTAGAGCTTTGCTATCTAAGAATAATGGTGTTTAAATGCCTCTGAGGATGCTGGTTTCGCTGGGTGATGGCAGAGCTATGGCTTAAACTGCTCACCATGGCCAGGGACTTGCTCCCACTGGTTAGGCAAGTGTCTCAGAGTGGGGCTAGAGGGGAGAGATGGTGCAGATGGGAATATCCGCAGCCTGTCCTTTGGGGTACCGCTCACCCATGTGTTATCTGCAAGTCTTTGCTTCATGCTTTGTGATGGTTTTCACTGTATGCGATGCTTCCCATCCTATGGGGGTTTCTACCATAGTCGTTCTCCCAGAGTTTCACGAGATTACTGTGTCCTTCCGTTGTTGGTGTCTCCGGAGGTGAGGATGGAAAGGACGTAATAATAAAAGCATGCTGTGCTAGTGTCTCCTTACGTGAACTGGTTTCCATGGACCCAAGGACCCGCAGTCCTGATATACAGTGCTGCTACTCCTGTAGCACACTACTTTTGGGTCGACGTGCTTTTGGGTCTCTCCTCGTGCCGAGATCATGTCTCACTCGTGCCAACAGGAGTTACCCTGATGATCTGAAAGGAGAATGTATGAGTGATGAGTGAGAATGATGTGCACTGAATGAATGATGTGCAATGAGTGAGAATGTGTGCATTTTGTGAGTCCACCCTGTGTAACATGGCCCGTCAGGAATATGGCAATAAAACTACAGGGATTTAACAGGAGTTCACATGTAACTGAGCCAAACGGACACCGCTGGCAATTTAGAGTGCCTTCTCCCATCGCTGTCAGACAGGGAGTTTTTGCCACAATGTGCAGAGGGCAGGTGGTCCTCGGGCCAGCTGTGAAACCGCTTCATCCTCCACCTGTGATCACCCTTCCAGCAAGGACACTGCTTTCACTCTGGGGGTGGCATTGCCACCTGTCCTCATCGCTACGGGGTGAATCCTGCCACCTCATTTCACACAGACCACCCGGAGGGCCGGTGGCAATGCTGTGCTCTCTGTCAACTCTGGATCCTGCCTGCATCAGGGAAGATCTCTGGATCTTAGAGTTGTCAAAGCCATTGCTTAAGCTTATTTCCTCCTGTCCCAATGGTATGTCCTTAAGACACTTTGGGGatagaaaataaaaccatcttgGAACCTAGCCTTTTAATAGGACCCTTGTTGCTGAGATATCCTAAAAATATAGCAGCCTTCTGCACAGGTGTCATGCTCTAAGCCTTATTCCTTGGAGAAGTAAATTTAGGCGTCTCAGGAGACATCTAAAAAGACACAAGTCCATTTTCCCCTTCCACTGGATTGAACAGAGATTACGGCTACCTCAGCTCACGAGATTAGCTTCCAGTTAGCTGGAAACTCCTGTTTCACTGCCTTGCTGATGTCATTAAATTAGTTAATTTGGGAAACGATGACTTATTCAGCAAAGTAATAAATGGCCTGTTACGCCTGGCTCCTAACTCTGCATGGTTGCAATTGCAGGTCCTCATACGAAAGTGGTTCGTCGCATTTTTACCAACAGCCGGGAGAGGTGGAGGCAGCAGAACGTCAATGGAGCCTTTGCAGAGCTTCGCAAGCTCATCCCCACCCACCCGCCTGACAAAAAACTGAGCAAGAACGAGATTTTGCGCCTGGCTATGAAATACATCAACTTCCTGGCCAAGCTGCTCAACGaccaggaggaagaaggaaaccAAAGGGGCAAAGTGAACAAAGACTCTGGGATAGTCCAGGAAGACCTCCTGCAGGACATGTTGTCTCCTAACTCTAGCTGTGGAAGTTCTTTAGACGGAGCGGCAAGCCCGGACAGCTTCACGGAAGAGCACGAAACACTAGATTCGAAGCACACGCGGAGCCTGCACCATGCCATCCTCCCCGTAGAAGGCAACGCGCAGCGGTGATGACCTTCCGCATCGCTCCTGAAGCACCGAGGGGGAGGCGAGACCCGAGCGTGAGGATGCTGGAACTTGTGCCCGTGGGATTCGTGACTCTGCCTTTCCGCGGGGGCTCGGGCTCCCCGTTCTCCCCAGCCCGGGGACGGAGCATCCGGCACGTTGGCCGAGGACAAGACCAAACCAGATGGACGTTCGGCATTTAGGTACGTGATCgtacaaagaagaaaagccttgAAGTCATCTTCATTGTACATACTGCTCATGATGTGACTCTGTGGAGGGGCAGGAGACGTGGCCAGCACCTCTCCAGCGTTTGGAGGGTTTTCAGACCGTTTGATGACCGTCGATTTTTAAGCAGTCGCCTGGTTGAGACATGAAACTCCTCTTTCACTGCCGGTGGAGGCCACTGACGCTTTCCAGCTCCACGTGGCACTGGAGACTGCTGAAATCCGCCAGCGCCGcagcatttctccagcctgtggcACATACAACTGGTCTGAGCAGGAGCTGTGGCCACGTCTTCCCATTGTCCCAGAGATTTTGACTGTATCTTTTTAAAGAGGTGAAAAAATAGCCTCAGCAAAAGAACTATTAAAAGGattaagactttttctttttctctcttttttcttttttattttctttttttttttccccccccctttcttcctttcccttctacCTAACTTTGGATTGTTTGGGGTTGTTGTATTTATGACGTGGGATTATTTCTGTTTAACGCTGTCATGCCGTATCCACTGAACGAAAAGGTACATAGATGTTTTCTGCCACCCTCCCGGTCCCTGATTTTTCTGCTGGTAACGCTCAGCTGTTGTGTTCTCCTAGAGTTTTCCCAGTGGTTTCCGTAGGGCCAGAGCTTCTCTCAAGGCAAATGAATTTCAGAAttggtaagggaaaaaaaaaaaaaaaatgctggtgaAGCATCCCCTTGGACGGGGggatttttaaattcaaaaagcaacaaaaaggcaaaaggagTCGATGACGCATCAACAGTGCGCGTGTACATAGGGTATAAAAGGGTTTTAATAGTATACTttgaattttttggttttttgtgtgaaAATGGTGGTGGTTCAGCTGTGCCAATGCCTGCAGGCTGCGCTCCAGGTGCTGGATTCAATCCGGTGTTAGGAGGGCCCAAGGCTGGTAGGAGCCCCCAGCC containing:
- the TAL1 gene encoding T-cell acute lymphocytic leukemia protein 1 isoform X1; the protein is MKSKWTMDRPPAPPPPSDPRDARPPRRHDSETETTSEPESSRGGMEAPADPQLLLNGAAKEAGRPSPGPPAAPVPVIELVRRGGSLDIKSREAAGEAMQRAPGAEPCRAAEAACEARMVQLSPPALPLQPPGRAMLYNLGQPLATINSGFFGEPDSFSMYGSNRVKRRPSPYEMEITDGPHTKVVRRIFTNSRERWRQQNVNGAFAELRKLIPTHPPDKKLSKNEILRLAMKYINFLAKLLNDQEEEGNQRGKVNKDSGIVQEDLLQDMLSPNSSCGSSLDGAASPDSFTEEHETLDSKHTRSLHHAILPVEGNAQR
- the TAL1 gene encoding T-cell acute lymphocytic leukemia protein 1 isoform X2; this translates as MTMDRPPAPPPPSDPRDARPPRRHDSETETTSEPESSRGGMEAPADPQLLLNGAAKEAGRPSPGPPAAPVPVIELVRRGGSLDIKSREAAGEAMQRAPGAEPCRAAEAACEARMVQLSPPALPLQPPGRAMLYNLGQPLATINSGFFGEPDSFSMYGSNRVKRRPSPYEMEITDGPHTKVVRRIFTNSRERWRQQNVNGAFAELRKLIPTHPPDKKLSKNEILRLAMKYINFLAKLLNDQEEEGNQRGKVNKDSGIVQEDLLQDMLSPNSSCGSSLDGAASPDSFTEEHETLDSKHTRSLHHAILPVEGNAQR